Proteins encoded together in one Lutra lutra chromosome 4, mLutLut1.2, whole genome shotgun sequence window:
- the LOC125098018 gene encoding 60S ribosomal protein L21-like, with amino-acid sequence MTNTKGKRRGTRYMFSRPFRKHGVVPLATYMRIYKKGDIVDIKGMGTVQKGRPHKCYHGKTGSIYNVTQHAVGIVVNKQVKGKILAKRINVRIEHIKHSKSRDSFLKRVKENDQKKKEAKEKGTWVQLKRQPAPPREAHFVRTNGKEPELLEPIPYEFMA; translated from the coding sequence ATGACCaacacaaagggaaagaggagaggtacCCGGTACATGTTCTCTAGGCCTTTTAGAAAACATGGAGTTGTTCCTTTGGCCACATACATGCGAATCTACAAGAAAGGTGATATTGTGGACATTAAGGGAATGGGCACTGTTCAAAAGGGAAGGCCCCACAAATGTTACCATGGCAAAACTGGAAGCATCTACAATGTTACTCAGCATGCTGTTGGTATTGTTGTAAACAAACAAGTTAAGGGCAAGATTCTTGCCAAGAGAATTAATGTCCGCATTGAGCATATTAAACATTCAAAGAGCCGAGATAGCTTCCTGAAGCGTGTaaaggaaaatgatcagaaaaagaaggaagccaaagagaaaggtaCTTGGGTTCAGCTGAAGCGTCAGCCTGCTCCACCCAGAGAAGCACATTTCGTGAGAACCAACGGAAAGGAGCCCGAACTGCTGGAACCCATTCCCTATGAATTCATggcatga